The following coding sequences lie in one Alloacidobacterium dinghuense genomic window:
- a CDS encoding carbohydrate porin, with protein MRAHLLLFFLGSSLLAFGQSNHVGVALADQSSPPTQGRPSTIKNAQPDELKQELDADVIALSKIPADPLIKPDPVAPILRPVDRLVDSSIDSLRLKFGATYTFLNQYATITPDGVRHNQTSGRLDFTGAWSVYDHESTAGSISLLVRSGTNIGYSQQWNLNDRLGSGLYLNCLQGGGPQEPITLNVLYWRQDFFAKRLSFYVGKIHPNEYITLSMFNNDERSQFLNGANDGNDAVADDGTYAGGAAVEFQATRHVYIHAVAVDTEGAQQRNIETLVDRKYMEGVELGWSSGSVGEKYRLYRIGMWRDDTKNMGSGYGGGFEFDHELSNGWTPFGRVVFGTNKGTAIKDQYGIGLAQVHPFGRRGDMFGAAFNYTQPNFPGKHHESVFESFYRLRLTQSVEIGPDLEVSIHPTYATKAYTTTLLGARIRIIF; from the coding sequence GTGAGAGCGCATTTGCTCCTGTTTTTCCTTGGATCCAGCCTTTTGGCTTTCGGCCAAAGCAATCATGTAGGCGTTGCACTAGCCGATCAATCGAGCCCGCCCACTCAAGGCCGGCCGTCGACAATCAAGAACGCGCAGCCTGACGAACTCAAGCAGGAGCTCGATGCGGACGTAATTGCCTTGTCGAAGATACCCGCCGACCCACTCATAAAACCGGATCCTGTAGCTCCGATCTTGCGCCCAGTCGACAGGCTTGTAGATAGCAGCATTGACTCTCTACGGTTGAAGTTTGGCGCGACTTATACCTTTCTGAACCAGTACGCAACAATTACGCCGGACGGTGTCCGGCACAACCAGACCAGCGGGCGTCTCGATTTCACCGGCGCCTGGTCTGTGTACGATCACGAAAGCACTGCGGGATCCATCAGCCTGCTTGTTCGTTCCGGCACCAATATCGGCTACAGCCAGCAGTGGAACCTTAACGATCGACTCGGCTCAGGGCTCTACTTGAACTGCTTACAGGGCGGAGGTCCGCAGGAGCCAATCACCTTGAACGTCCTCTACTGGCGGCAGGATTTCTTCGCGAAGAGACTTTCGTTTTATGTGGGCAAGATCCATCCTAACGAATACATAACTCTCAGCATGTTCAATAACGACGAACGCTCACAATTCTTAAATGGGGCAAACGACGGTAATGATGCTGTCGCCGACGACGGGACATACGCCGGAGGCGCTGCGGTTGAATTCCAGGCTACACGGCATGTTTACATCCACGCCGTCGCCGTAGACACGGAGGGCGCACAGCAGAGAAATATCGAAACGCTCGTCGATCGAAAATACATGGAAGGCGTGGAACTGGGCTGGTCCTCAGGCTCAGTCGGTGAAAAGTATCGGCTTTATCGCATCGGCATGTGGCGAGACGATACTAAGAACATGGGGAGTGGGTATGGCGGCGGCTTTGAGTTCGACCATGAATTATCCAACGGCTGGACGCCATTTGGAAGGGTCGTTTTCGGTACCAATAAGGGAACGGCCATTAAAGACCAGTACGGGATCGGTTTGGCTCAGGTTCATCCATTCGGACGTCGGGGAGACATGTTCGGCGCTGCATTCAATTACACACAGCCGAATTTCCCTGGTAAGCACCATGAGAGCGTGTTTGAGTCGTTTTATCGCCTTCGTCTGACTCAAAGTGTCGAGATTGGCCCGGATTTAGAGGTTTCAATTCATCCGACCTACGCAACTAAGGCTTACACGACAACTCTTCTCGGCGCAAGAATACGAATCATCTTCTAA
- a CDS encoding aldehyde dehydrogenase family protein gives MWPTLIDHATQSMQSYQDEIFGPTLQIVRAETFEEALSYPNVHHQGNAVTVFTRSGDWAQRFVAGVEVGMVGVNFPLPTPVGYYSHGGWKNSAFGDLNQYGEDSIRFFTRTKNVTQRWPHGGPATEL, from the coding sequence TTGTGGCCGACCCTGATCGATCACGCCACGCAGTCAATGCAGAGCTACCAGGACGAGATCTTCGGCCCCACGCTGCAGATTGTTCGCGCGGAGACGTTCGAGGAGGCGCTAAGCTACCCGAACGTCCACCACCAGGGCAACGCAGTTACGGTCTTTACGCGCAGTGGAGACTGGGCCCAGCGTTTCGTTGCCGGGGTCGAGGTGGGTATGGTGGGCGTTAATTTTCCCCTGCCAACGCCTGTCGGCTACTACAGCCATGGCGGCTGGAAGAACTCAGCTTTCGGCGACCTGAACCAATATGGCGAGGACAGCATCCGCTTCTTCACGCGCACCAAGAACGTGACACAACGCTGGCCGCACGGCGGACCAGCCACCGAACTTTGA
- a CDS encoding nuclear transport factor 2 family protein, with protein MNDQQKKEQYPGVRDQEIRAVLDQHWAASDANDFETEHRIYHEDAVLEYPQSGERTRGRRNIQNQRASQPSKKRFAVRRIISGGDLWITEFILTYDGKPSYTVSIMEFRGDKVARETQYFADPFVAPASRAQWVERMDT; from the coding sequence ATGAACGATCAACAAAAGAAGGAGCAGTATCCTGGAGTACGGGATCAAGAGATTCGTGCGGTACTGGATCAGCACTGGGCGGCATCCGATGCCAACGATTTTGAAACGGAGCACCGCATCTATCACGAGGACGCGGTGCTTGAATACCCGCAGTCAGGCGAGCGAACCCGCGGTCGACGCAACATACAGAATCAACGCGCTAGTCAGCCAAGCAAAAAGCGGTTCGCTGTCCGACGAATCATTAGCGGCGGTGATCTTTGGATCACCGAATTCATCCTGACATATGACGGCAAGCCCTCCTACACCGTGAGCATCATGGAGTTCAGGGGCGACAAGGTGGCGCGGGAAACACAGTACTTTGCGGATCCATTCGTGGCTCCCGCATCGCGCGCTCAATGGGTCGAGCGGATGGACACATAA
- a CDS encoding SDR family NAD(P)-dependent oxidoreductase encodes MSTAITASHTQRNPELLGQTVIVIGGSGGIGLETARRASAEGAKLILTGRSPERLQRAASEVDALTTNAFDATDPALLAQFFRNLPTSIDHTMVTAGRPYFGRLIDLDLAHARRVLDEHFSLFIEVARDAAGKVKAGGSLIFMGDTGAARALASESCRP; translated from the coding sequence ATGAGCACTGCAATTACCGCTTCTCACACCCAGCGAAACCCGGAACTTTTGGGTCAAACAGTCATCGTGATCGGCGGAAGCGGCGGCATCGGCCTCGAGACAGCCCGAAGAGCAAGCGCGGAGGGCGCGAAGCTAATCCTTACTGGTCGCAGTCCTGAACGCCTCCAGCGGGCGGCAAGCGAGGTCGATGCGCTGACCACTAACGCTTTTGACGCCACGGATCCTGCGCTGCTCGCGCAGTTCTTCCGCAATTTGCCGACCTCAATCGATCACACCATGGTGACAGCTGGCCGGCCCTATTTCGGCCGCCTCATCGACCTTGATCTCGCCCACGCGCGCCGTGTGCTGGACGAGCATTTTTCACTCTTCATCGAAGTCGCCCGGGACGCAGCTGGCAAGGTAAAAGCCGGCGGGAGTTTGATATTTATGGGGGACACCGGCGCCGCCCGAGCATTGGCCTCGGAATCTTGTCGACCATGA
- a CDS encoding nitric-oxide reductase large subunit, with protein MSALEKRPLMISRGWIQAAGIVLMIGFLIMGVLTYYTYNDEPPIPQNVKNTHGAVLFTRGDIMTGQQIFLGNGLMEYGSIFGHGAYLGPDFTTEYLHRAALSSIDFYGGQNSDTARSHTIKDFKSNQYDESTGTLVYTDAQVQALKDCRSYYATFFGEPTTKFGLRPSAIRDPEEIRKLTAFFSWTAWAASTARPRHPYSYTNNWPPEPLVDNHATADSIVWSVLSFVVLLGGTGLLLAAFGRWNLMGWHGREQQTMSFRAPDEVQLTPAQRACAWFFFVMAALFVIQTLLGAATEHYRADLQTFFGIDLGRVLPFNVVRTWHLQLSIFWVSTSYLASGIFLAPMIAGREPQGQKLLAYGLLGALVVVVVGSLLGEFAGIQGLVRNAWFGNQGFEYLDLGRIWQILLTVGLSFWVVILYRGLRGRLSAEHAGNMPWLFFFSALSIPAFYGIGLLANPGEHFTTTDFWRFWVVHLWVEDFLELFTTVLVAYIFVLLGVVDERIGLRMIYLDVVLYSAGGIVGTMHHVYFSGEPAMHMALGAFFSAGEVIPLTILTLEAWSFLQLGTVQSAGSRTPFPHYWAVMFLAAVGFWNFLGAGVFGFLINLPIVSYYEIGTALTANHAHASMMGVYGMLSIGLALFCLRYVIPQKYWSDRAARISFWSLNLGLAWMVFATLFPLGILQLYHSISVSYYDARTLNYIGSRANSVLEWLRMPGDIVFILGGTLPMLYLSFLGIRHMGKSSTMEEPKDILFTDVVAQVEER; from the coding sequence ATGTCCGCGCTTGAAAAGCGTCCGCTGATGATCTCTCGTGGTTGGATCCAGGCAGCAGGCATCGTCCTGATGATTGGATTCTTGATCATGGGTGTGCTCACCTACTACACCTACAATGATGAACCTCCCATTCCCCAGAACGTTAAAAACACACACGGCGCAGTCCTGTTCACTCGCGGCGACATCATGACGGGCCAACAGATTTTTCTCGGCAACGGCCTGATGGAATACGGATCGATCTTCGGCCATGGTGCGTATCTTGGACCGGACTTCACAACCGAGTATCTGCATCGCGCAGCGCTCTCCAGTATCGATTTTTATGGTGGCCAAAACTCCGACACCGCGCGCAGCCACACCATAAAAGACTTCAAGTCCAACCAATATGACGAAAGTACGGGCACGCTCGTATATACAGATGCTCAGGTACAGGCCCTCAAAGACTGCCGGTCCTACTACGCGACGTTCTTTGGAGAGCCGACAACCAAGTTCGGCCTGAGACCATCCGCCATTCGCGACCCGGAAGAGATTCGCAAGCTGACAGCATTCTTCAGCTGGACTGCCTGGGCAGCCTCTACCGCCCGGCCCCGCCATCCCTACTCCTACACCAACAACTGGCCGCCCGAACCACTTGTCGACAATCATGCAACCGCCGACTCAATCGTGTGGAGTGTGCTTTCCTTCGTTGTGTTATTGGGGGGAACGGGATTGCTACTAGCAGCCTTTGGCCGCTGGAATCTGATGGGATGGCATGGCCGCGAACAACAGACTATGTCTTTCCGCGCTCCGGATGAAGTTCAGCTCACGCCGGCTCAAAGGGCGTGCGCATGGTTTTTCTTCGTCATGGCAGCGCTTTTCGTCATTCAAACTCTGTTGGGCGCCGCTACCGAGCACTATCGCGCGGACCTGCAGACCTTCTTCGGCATCGATCTTGGACGGGTTCTTCCCTTCAATGTGGTCCGCACATGGCACCTACAGCTATCCATCTTCTGGGTCTCCACTTCGTATCTTGCTTCGGGCATCTTCCTGGCACCCATGATTGCAGGGCGAGAGCCGCAAGGACAAAAGCTCCTTGCATATGGTTTATTGGGTGCACTCGTCGTTGTCGTGGTGGGAAGTCTGCTCGGCGAATTTGCTGGTATCCAGGGCCTGGTTCGTAACGCATGGTTCGGCAATCAGGGATTTGAATATCTCGATCTTGGTCGCATCTGGCAAATTTTGTTGACCGTCGGCTTGTCTTTCTGGGTCGTGATTCTCTATCGAGGGCTTCGCGGCAGGCTCTCTGCTGAGCATGCAGGAAACATGCCCTGGCTCTTTTTCTTTTCTGCGCTTTCCATCCCCGCCTTCTATGGCATTGGCCTGCTGGCGAATCCTGGAGAGCATTTTACAACCACGGATTTCTGGCGCTTCTGGGTCGTGCATCTCTGGGTTGAAGACTTTCTGGAGCTGTTCACCACTGTCCTGGTCGCATACATCTTTGTTCTCTTAGGCGTGGTTGACGAGCGCATTGGATTGCGCATGATCTACCTCGACGTTGTTTTGTATTCTGCAGGTGGAATCGTCGGCACTATGCATCACGTGTACTTCTCGGGCGAGCCCGCTATGCACATGGCGCTTGGCGCGTTTTTCTCCGCGGGCGAGGTTATACCGCTGACGATCCTTACGCTTGAGGCGTGGAGCTTCCTGCAGTTGGGAACAGTGCAGAGCGCGGGATCGAGAACGCCATTTCCGCATTACTGGGCCGTGATGTTCCTCGCTGCAGTCGGTTTCTGGAACTTTCTTGGAGCCGGGGTCTTCGGCTTTCTCATCAACCTGCCTATCGTTTCTTACTACGAGATCGGCACCGCCCTGACTGCGAATCATGCACATGCGTCGATGATGGGCGTATACGGAATGCTGTCGATAGGTCTCGCTCTCTTCTGCCTACGCTATGTCATCCCGCAAAAATACTGGTCGGATAGGGCGGCCAGGATCAGTTTTTGGTCGCTCAATCTCGGGCTGGCGTGGATGGTTTTCGCAACCCTTTTCCCTCTGGGTATACTGCAGCTCTATCACTCGATCAGCGTGAGCTACTATGATGCCCGCACGCTGAACTACATCGGCAGTCGTGCCAACTCCGTGCTGGAGTGGCTACGCATGCCGGGCGACATTGTTTTCATCCTGGGTGGAACGCTTCCGATGCTCTACCTGTCTTTCCTCGGCATTCGTCATATGGGGAAGAGTTCGACCATGGAGGAGCCAAAAGACATCCTCTTCACCGACGTCGTGGCTCAGGTCGAGGAACGGTAG
- a CDS encoding response regulator transcription factor, which yields MSQTSPIVFVVDDDVSVRESLELLIRHEGLAVETFTSAQDFLARPHTSVPSCLVLDVSLPDLNGLDLQKRIAQERHDMPIIFITGHGDIPMTVQAMKAGAVEFLTKPFDDAVLLNAIRNAIERSRVLLGREAEIRELRARYARLTSREREVMALVVAGVPNKQVGSELGITEITVKAHRGRLMRKMKAESLPALVSMAARLRLMRAAPNVVAAAK from the coding sequence ATGTCGCAAACCTCACCGATCGTCTTCGTCGTCGATGACGATGTATCCGTTCGCGAATCGCTCGAACTTCTGATTCGCCATGAAGGCCTTGCAGTGGAGACCTTCACCTCGGCGCAGGATTTCCTTGCACGCCCCCACACTTCAGTGCCAAGTTGCTTGGTGCTGGACGTCTCTCTTCCGGACCTGAATGGCCTCGATTTGCAGAAGAGAATTGCGCAGGAACGCCACGACATGCCCATTATTTTCATCACCGGCCATGGGGATATACCGATGACAGTGCAGGCGATGAAGGCGGGCGCCGTCGAGTTTCTCACCAAACCCTTCGACGACGCAGTTCTGTTGAACGCCATTCGCAATGCGATCGAGCGCAGCAGAGTCTTGCTTGGCCGTGAGGCTGAGATTCGGGAATTGAGAGCCAGATATGCCCGTCTCACCTCGCGTGAGCGCGAGGTGATGGCACTTGTTGTTGCTGGCGTGCCAAACAAGCAAGTTGGTAGCGAACTAGGCATCACCGAGATTACCGTCAAAGCACATCGCGGCCGTCTGATGCGAAAGATGAAGGCGGAATCTCTCCCAGCACTGGTGAGCATGGCAGCGCGCCTTCGCCTGATGCGAGCTGCTCCCAATGTTGTGGCTGCGGCCAAATAA
- a CDS encoding universal stress protein, translating to MQYKILYPVDFSKRSTLAIQHVRVWVEHFRAALDTLHIVDNNTPGPPYDPSFYEEQSRLRERRTADLEYFSDQYFGKDVARPAVLTGDRANLIRHFADREQVDLIMLCRDHQSLISRFFHDSLTAQLLDRCRASIWMTEHFEDTTPSIPSNVLCAVHLGDDPTLDAHNHRILYTIRDLVSNFGSDVTFLHVTGNEDTSKPSSEQRTKTGFMLWLEQAHCLFGSPVKLLRTSGRVIAAIRETAKKVRADLVVVGRMRPGAVSLGRQSRLLKIDHALCCPVLSVW from the coding sequence ATGCAATATAAGATTCTCTATCCGGTCGACTTTTCAAAGCGCTCCACGTTAGCCATCCAGCACGTGAGGGTCTGGGTCGAACACTTTCGAGCCGCCCTGGATACACTGCACATTGTCGACAACAATACACCTGGCCCCCCATACGATCCTTCATTCTACGAGGAACAGTCCCGTCTTAGAGAAAGGCGTACTGCTGATCTAGAATACTTCTCCGATCAGTATTTCGGTAAGGACGTGGCTCGCCCCGCCGTTCTAACTGGCGACAGAGCCAATCTGATTCGACACTTTGCGGACCGTGAACAAGTCGACCTGATCATGTTGTGTCGAGATCATCAGAGCCTCATATCCCGCTTTTTCCATGACTCTTTAACGGCACAACTCCTCGACCGATGCAGGGCGTCTATTTGGATGACAGAACATTTTGAAGATACGACGCCTTCGATCCCGAGCAACGTTCTTTGTGCTGTGCACTTGGGAGACGATCCAACACTCGATGCGCACAATCACCGAATTCTTTACACGATCCGAGACCTTGTATCCAATTTCGGCTCTGACGTGACATTTCTGCACGTCACCGGTAACGAAGACACGAGCAAGCCCTCCTCCGAGCAACGAACGAAGACTGGATTCATGTTGTGGCTGGAGCAAGCACACTGCTTATTCGGGAGTCCCGTAAAGCTCCTTAGAACGTCAGGCAGGGTCATCGCTGCGATCAGAGAGACCGCAAAGAAGGTGAGGGCTGACCTGGTTGTCGTTGGCCGCATGCGCCCTGGAGCCGTGAGTCTTGGACGACAGAGTCGGTTATTAAAGATTGATCATGCCTTGTGCTGCCCAGTCCTTAGCGTGTGGTAA
- a CDS encoding ion channel, whose product MTQIHGVAISRPLAVGSVAVLSTIFIHVFAIVVTVRFFRYERKRGRTGAGLLVDFPILMLTIVIAFVAHLIEIALWAVLFVICGEFKDFAFAYYHSAVNYSTLGYGDVIMSPSWKLLGPLEAADGALMFGVSTAMIFAVIQRLILTRFADLRTQ is encoded by the coding sequence ATGACGCAAATTCATGGAGTCGCGATCTCAAGGCCGTTGGCGGTCGGCTCAGTCGCCGTCCTGTCCACAATCTTTATTCATGTGTTTGCTATAGTCGTAACTGTGCGTTTTTTCCGTTACGAGAGAAAACGTGGCCGGACCGGCGCAGGCTTGCTTGTCGATTTTCCAATTCTTATGCTGACGATAGTAATAGCCTTCGTGGCGCACTTGATCGAGATCGCCTTGTGGGCGGTTCTATTTGTAATCTGCGGAGAATTCAAAGACTTTGCATTCGCCTATTATCATTCAGCGGTTAACTACTCAACCCTGGGCTACGGGGATGTGATTATGTCGCCGTCGTGGAAGCTGCTGGGGCCGCTGGAAGCAGCCGATGGTGCACTCATGTTTGGTGTTTCGACCGCAATGATTTTTGCCGTCATTCAGCGATTGATTCTCACAAGATTCGCCGATCTCAGGACCCAATGA
- a CDS encoding RNA polymerase sigma factor has protein sequence MEHIGRRDGELVAAARAGSGAAFDELQRLYSYRLYKRILSITRNREDAEDALQNTFLRAFVAIDSFEGKSQFFTWLSRIAINSALMTIRRRRTRVEVRLQQSPESGADVHTFDIYDTAPNPEEICDLKQRRNRMFSAIERLDPKSRNAIWIWVSQECSMKQMAHTLDVSSAAAKSRLLRARKKLIQRSAV, from the coding sequence ATGGAGCACATAGGCCGTCGAGATGGGGAACTTGTCGCTGCGGCGCGAGCCGGATCAGGCGCTGCTTTCGACGAGCTCCAGAGACTTTACTCGTATCGCCTTTATAAGCGAATTCTTTCGATCACTAGAAACCGTGAAGACGCGGAAGATGCGTTGCAGAATACCTTCCTTCGCGCCTTCGTGGCAATCGATTCCTTTGAAGGAAAGTCACAATTCTTTACTTGGTTATCCAGGATCGCCATTAACTCTGCACTCATGACCATACGTAGACGCCGTACCCGCGTTGAGGTGCGGCTCCAACAATCGCCCGAATCGGGAGCGGACGTTCACACCTTCGATATCTACGATACGGCTCCGAATCCCGAAGAGATCTGCGATCTGAAACAGCGACGCAACCGGATGTTCAGCGCAATAGAACGACTAGATCCGAAATCACGCAATGCAATCTGGATTTGGGTTTCGCAGGAGTGTTCGATGAAGCAAATGGCCCACACACTCGATGTCTCGTCCGCAGCCGCGAAGTCGAGGCTTCTTCGGGCGCGAAAGAAGCTTATTCAGCGTTCAGCGGTTTGA
- a CDS encoding response regulator → MNIRSVVSVVDDDESVRESLPDLLMELGYAPRAFSSAEEFLASDSLSETKCLILDIAMPGMTGPNLHGELKRRRAKIPIIFITAQRDEAVRSRAIEEGAVDCLFKPFSDTALIVALNAAFKAQ, encoded by the coding sequence ATGAATATACGTTCAGTTGTGTCGGTAGTTGATGATGACGAATCGGTACGCGAGTCATTACCTGATCTCTTGATGGAGCTCGGATATGCGCCTCGGGCATTCTCTTCTGCGGAGGAGTTTCTAGCATCGGATAGTCTCTCGGAGACGAAATGCCTTATCTTGGACATTGCCATGCCGGGGATGACTGGGCCCAATCTGCACGGCGAGTTGAAGCGCCGGCGGGCGAAGATCCCGATCATTTTTATCACTGCGCAGAGAGACGAAGCTGTGCGGTCGCGCGCGATCGAAGAAGGCGCGGTTGATTGCTTGTTCAAGCCTTTCAGCGATACGGCCCTGATCGTTGCCCTGAATGCTGCCTTCAAGGCGCAATGA
- a CDS encoding beta-class carbonic anhydrase, with the protein MSLIESAIAANRKNAEHHDPSLANKPAPKIAILTCMDPRLNQLLEWLDIKPADADVIRNVGTAATEDVVRSLMFSIHVLGVRELMIVGHTGCGMEMFSEEEFEQHLHTQCGAWAVAPDKFHCYSDVNWQTQKQVLKLRSHPWIPSSVIIRGFVLDLSTGKLSEVTPGDESVLDLAHKKAS; encoded by the coding sequence ATGAGCTTGATCGAGAGCGCGATTGCGGCAAACCGTAAGAATGCAGAGCACCACGATCCTTCGCTGGCAAACAAACCAGCTCCGAAGATTGCAATCCTCACGTGTATGGACCCTCGCCTCAACCAACTGCTCGAGTGGCTGGACATCAAGCCCGCCGATGCGGACGTGATTCGGAACGTGGGAACTGCTGCAACGGAAGACGTTGTGCGGTCCCTAATGTTTTCAATTCACGTTCTGGGTGTTCGAGAACTCATGATAGTCGGGCACACTGGCTGCGGAATGGAAATGTTTTCGGAAGAAGAGTTCGAGCAGCACCTTCACACGCAGTGTGGCGCGTGGGCAGTAGCTCCCGATAAATTCCACTGCTACTCCGACGTGAATTGGCAGACACAAAAGCAGGTGCTGAAACTCAGGTCGCACCCCTGGATTCCTTCGAGCGTTATAATTCGTGGATTTGTTCTTGATTTGTCAACGGGAAAACTGAGCGAAGTAACGCCGGGGGACGAGAGCGTCCTCGACCTTGCGCACAAGAAAGCAAGCTAA
- a CDS encoding MOSC and FAD-binding oxidoreductase domain-containing protein has product MPRLLSVNVGLPRDVTWNGKTVRTAVWKFPVAERHMVRKLNIDGDGQGDLAGHGGEHRAVFVYQMGSYHYWERFLGRNDFTFGQFGENFTVDGLADDEVCIGDRYRIGDALFEVTQPRVTCYRVGIRMNEPRMAALLVAHHRPGFYFRVLQEGEVGAADDIVKVADGPERITVAETDALLYLPGHSHDRLQRALRIPALSKGWQSSFQAMLGRESSSETAAGNPGLAHEEQAPAWPGFKQMRVTQMSKESDSVTSFVLAPIDGQPLPAFHAGQFVVLRLQVDPGKPPILRSYSLSDLPVADHFRITVKNESNGVGSSFLCNHVREGDALDVSAPRGSFTLHSGADPVVLLSAGVGATPVMSMLHALAAEKSEREIWWIYGARNSLDHPFARESRSLLRQLSRGRSYIVYSRPAATDQPGLDFDASGHIDAALVEKIGVSRDSEFYVCGPSSFLENMRGGLRNWGARAENVHTEIFGALEGMTPGMASVGHTPHLPHGPQGSGPSVSFARSGITAAWDPKDQSLLELAEACDIPVRWSCRTGVCHTCMTGLIGGSIRYKPEPLERPATGNVLVCCSQPEANVILDL; this is encoded by the coding sequence ATGCCCCGATTGCTCTCTGTAAATGTCGGTCTTCCGCGCGACGTGACATGGAACGGCAAAACTGTCCGAACCGCAGTTTGGAAATTTCCTGTTGCGGAGCGGCACATGGTGCGCAAGCTCAATATCGATGGCGACGGGCAAGGTGATCTTGCCGGTCATGGAGGCGAGCATCGCGCCGTCTTTGTCTACCAGATGGGCTCGTATCATTACTGGGAGCGCTTTCTGGGCCGCAATGATTTTACTTTTGGGCAGTTCGGTGAAAATTTTACGGTCGACGGGCTTGCGGATGACGAAGTTTGCATTGGTGATCGATACCGCATCGGCGACGCGCTATTTGAAGTGACGCAGCCACGCGTGACGTGCTATCGCGTCGGCATCCGCATGAACGAACCTCGGATGGCAGCCCTACTCGTAGCACATCACAGACCAGGATTTTACTTTCGCGTGTTGCAAGAGGGAGAAGTTGGCGCGGCCGATGACATTGTAAAAGTTGCTGACGGTCCAGAGCGGATCACCGTGGCGGAGACTGACGCCCTCCTATATTTGCCGGGGCATTCCCATGATCGACTGCAACGCGCGCTGCGGATTCCTGCGCTTAGCAAGGGTTGGCAGAGTTCGTTCCAGGCAATGCTCGGGCGAGAATCGAGTTCCGAAACTGCGGCAGGGAATCCGGGGCTCGCACATGAGGAGCAAGCTCCGGCATGGCCCGGATTTAAGCAAATGCGAGTCACGCAGATGAGTAAGGAGAGTGACAGCGTGACTTCCTTTGTTCTCGCGCCGATCGATGGTCAGCCTCTTCCCGCCTTCCACGCAGGTCAATTCGTTGTCTTGCGGTTGCAGGTCGATCCGGGGAAGCCTCCGATTCTTCGCAGCTATTCCTTGTCCGATCTGCCAGTAGCCGATCATTTCCGCATCACCGTCAAGAACGAATCAAATGGAGTTGGAAGTTCGTTTCTGTGCAACCACGTGCGAGAAGGCGATGCATTGGATGTGAGCGCACCCAGGGGAAGTTTTACCCTGCATTCCGGCGCGGACCCCGTGGTTTTGCTGAGCGCCGGAGTTGGCGCGACGCCGGTGATGTCGATGCTGCACGCACTCGCCGCAGAAAAATCTGAACGAGAGATCTGGTGGATCTATGGAGCGCGCAATAGTCTCGACCATCCATTCGCGCGAGAGTCACGTTCTCTACTGCGACAGCTTTCTCGCGGGCGAAGCTACATCGTGTACAGCAGACCCGCAGCAACCGATCAACCCGGGTTGGACTTTGATGCGTCAGGTCATATCGACGCAGCGTTGGTGGAGAAGATTGGCGTGTCGCGGGATAGCGAATTCTATGTGTGTGGCCCATCTTCGTTTTTAGAGAATATGCGGGGTGGGCTGCGAAACTGGGGTGCGCGCGCAGAGAATGTGCATACGGAAATTTTCGGTGCCCTTGAGGGCATGACACCCGGTATGGCGAGTGTTGGTCATACACCGCACCTGCCCCACGGCCCCCAGGGATCCGGCCCGTCAGTCTCATTTGCGCGCAGCGGGATCACGGCTGCGTGGGATCCCAAAGATCAGAGTTTGTTGGAACTGGCGGAAGCGTGCGACATTCCGGTCAGATGGTCCTGCCGGACGGGAGTGTGCCATACCTGCATGACGGGTCTGATTGGCGGATCGATTCGTTACAAGCCGGAACCGCTGGAAAGGCCGGCGACTGGAAATGTGCTGGTGTGCTGCTCACAGCCGGAAGCAAATGTAATTCTTGATCTTTGA
- a CDS encoding SDR family oxidoreductase yields MTAALPALTANLALELAPVRVNLIAAGFVDTQLSASLLGDELENRRSQLRARLPIRRVVQPTDVSALAVHIMTNTALTGATSDVDGGAAVRRRLAGKRCAEGSR; encoded by the coding sequence ATGACCGCCGCACTTCCTGCCCTTACGGCCAATCTGGCGCTTGAGCTGGCACCCGTTCGCGTGAACCTGATCGCCGCCGGATTCGTCGACACGCAGCTGTCTGCATCGCTCTTGGGCGATGAACTCGAAAACCGCCGCAGCCAGCTTCGAGCCAGACTGCCCATCCGGCGGGTCGTTCAACCAACAGATGTCTCCGCACTGGCCGTACACATCATGACCAACACTGCCCTTACGGGCGCAACCTCCGACGTCGATGGGGGGGCAGCAGTTCGCCGACGCCTAGCCGGGAAACGGTGCGCGGAAGGCTCAAGATGA